The uncultured Celeribacter sp. genome includes the window TCGATGCGGAAAACTACGCTGGCGGATCCATTCCGCTCAACCCGCGCCGGGCCAAGGCCGTCATTGAGGACACGATTTGCGACGAGCTCGATTGCGAGGTGATCGAAGCGGCCAAGCTGATCCGTGAAAAGGTCGATGACAACATGGCCAACGGCTTGTTCACCGAACTGCGGGCGCGAGGTTATGACCCCAAGGATTTCACCATGCTGGCCTATGGCGGCAACGGTCCGCTGCATTGCTGTGGCATCGCCCAGAACCTGTCGATCGACAAGATTCTGGCGCCGCCGCTCTCATCGGTGTTCTCGGCCGTCGGCGCGGGCAACATGCACCAGCTCCACATCCACGAGCAGTCGCTCTATCTGGTGCTCTACGACAGCAACACCCGTCACATTTTCGACGACTATACCCGGTTCAACGGCATCGTCGCGGAGCTCAAGGAAAAGGGCCGTCAGGACCTTTTGCGTCAGGGTGTCGCCGCGGAGGACATCTATCACGATCTGGAACTGGACATGCGCTATGGCAACCAGTTGGTGCAGACCACGGCGGTCATTCCGCAGCATGAGCTGCGCGGTCCGGCCGATGTTCTGGCGATGATCTCGCAATTCTCGACCGACTACGGCAAGCGCTTTGGCGAAGGCTCGCAGGCGCCCGAGGCGGGCATTCGGATCAACACCATCCGCGTCGCCACCTATGCCAAGCACGAGACGGTGAAGTTCCAGGACATCAAGCCGGTCGAAAAAGCCGCGCGCCTGGCACCGCCAGCACCGGAAGAGACCCGCACCTGTCACTTCGTCGGTCAGGACGGGCCGGTCGAGACCCCGGTATGGGCCCGCAAGGACCTCGACCCCGGTGTCGAAATCGAAGGGCCGGCGATTGTCGCCTCCGAGGTCACGACCTTCCTCGTCAATCCCGGCTGGACGCTTGTTGCCGCGAAACAGGGGGCAACCTGGTTCCTGCGCAACGAGCCCCCCGCCATCACGCACTAACGCATGGGTTTCCCCGGCACATGGAGGCGTGCCGGGGGACCCCTCAATCCGACAGGAGGAGAGAAGACTATGAAAGATCTGGCAACCTCGGCCCCGACGCCGAATGAAATGGAACTGATCAAGAAGTTCCTCGACGACACCACGCTGTTTCTCGGCCCCGATCCCGAGATCATGCAGAACCACGATCTCATGCCGCGCACCGCGGATGAGGACGACGCCATTCAAAAGTTCTCGGACAGCCACATGATCGCGAAGATCCGCGACCGGATTCAATCCGGCTGTGACGAAGGCTATGAGATGGTCGAACAGATGGGCGCAGCGCCCGGCGCGAAATGGGGCGACGTGATCACCGGCGTCTATTCCGCCTCCGGCGATCTGGCGATTGCCTCGGCGGGCGGCGTTTTGATCTTTTCGGCGCTGGTGCACCACCCGATCAAGTTCATCATCAAGAACTGGCTGAACGATCCGACGGTCGGGGTGCGCGAAGGCGACGGGTTCATCCACAATGACTCGCGCTACGGCAATGTGCACAACACCGACCAGTCGATGATCCTGCCGATCTTCCACGACGGCAAGCTGATCTGCTGGGTTGCCTCGACCGTGCACGAGGGCGAAAACGGCGCGATCGAGCCGGGCGGCATGCCGTCGATGGCGGAAAGCCCCTCGGATGAAGGGCTCAAGATGTCGCCGTTCAAAGTGGTGGAAAACTACCAGATCAAGCGCGACGTGCTGACCTTCCTGCAAAACTCGGTGCGCGAGCCGAAGCTTCAATACGAAGACATGAAGGTAAAGCTGTTCGCCTGTCTGCGGATCAAGCAGCGTCTGGAAGAGACTCTGAATTCGGACGGACCCGAGGCGCTGACCTCGACCCTGCGTCTGACCATGGAGAACGTGCGCGCCGAAGTGAAACGGCGGATTTCGGAATGGCCGGACATGACCGTGCGCAGCTATATCATCCAGGACTCGACCCTGCGTGAAAACTGCGTGGTCAAGATCAACTGTAAGCTGACCAAGACCGGCGATCGGCTTATTTTCGATTTCCGCGGCTCGTCGCCGGAGTTCACCAACCGGGCGACGAACACCATCGTCGCCGGTCTCAAGGGGATGCTGGCGCAGGTCTTCCTGTGCTATGTCTGGCCCGATCTGCCGCGCGGGCAGGCGGCCTTTGCGCCCATCGAAGTGATCACCGACCCGCATTCGATCGTGAACTGTTCCTATGACGCGCCGAACTCGCAATCGCTGATGTCGATCTTCACCGGCTTCACCGCGGGTCAGCATGCGGTGGCGAAATTCCTTTATTCCTGCCCGGAAAAGTTCACCAAGGTGCACGCGCCGACCTTCAACATGATCAACACCTTCATCTGGGGTGGGGTCAGCCAGCACGGCGAGACGCTTGGCAACCTCTGCGCCGATCTCAACGGTATGGGGGCGGGCGCCACGGCGAACCGGGACGGCGAGCATGCCCTGGCGCCGATCTTTGCCACCATGGCCGACATCGGCGAACAGGAGTTGAACGAAGAAGAAGTTCCGTTCCTGCAACTGGTCTCGAAGAAGATGACCCGCGACGCCATCGCGCCGGGCAAATACCGTGGCGGGCAGGGGTATACGATGATGGTGGCCACCAAGGACTCGGATCAGTGGGGCTTTATGACCACGGCTGAGGGCGCGAAAATCCCGCCGATCCAGGGCCTGTTCGGCGGCTATGCCTGTGGCACTTACCCGCTGTCCAAGGTCAAGGATGTGGATGTCTACGAGATCCTGAAGGATCAGCCGGAGAAATTCCGCCATTCGATTGAGGAGATCATGAACGAGCAGCCGTTCGAGGAGGCGAGCTACACCACCCACCACATGGGCATGGGCTTTGAAATCTCGAAGCGCGGCGAATTGTTCATGATCAGCCAAGGGGCCGGCGCCGGGTATGGCGACCTGCTCGAACGCGACCCGGTGAATGTGGTCAAGGACATCGAAGAGGGGTTGATTTCGCCGGAAGTGGCGGCACGTCTCTACAAGGTGGTCTTCGATCACACCACGCTGGCGATTGACTTCGAGGCCACCGAGGCGGCCCGCGAAGAAGAACGTCAGGCGCGGATCGCCCGCTCGACCCCCTATGCCGAGTTCATCAAGGGCTGGAATCAGCCCCAACCGCCCAAGCATCTGAAATATTTCGGCTGTTGGGGAGATGACATCGGCACGCTCTATATGGGGGCCCCGGACATGACGCGGTCCGGCGACGAGCCAAAGCCGAACTACATGCCGCACCCGAAAGACGTGCGCATTGCCGAGCTCGAAGCCCGTCTCGCCGCCGCCGGTATCGGGGGAGGTGAAAAGAAATGAGCAAATCTCTCGCAGATGATCTGCCCGATACGACGGGTACGAAGGCGCTGCGGGTCTGGTTGGAGTCGTCGGGCTATGCCCGGCGGCTGCTGCTGGGCCAGGACGGAGATCCCTGGGCCGACGGTGCGGCGAAATACCTGTCCTTCTTCACACAGGCCCGGGGATTGCTCCGTTCGGATGTCGCGGTGGTGAATCTGGGCGACCTGTTCCGCTCATGGATCGCGCGTCACCCGGATCTCGCCACCGAGATGGGATCGAAGAAACGTGCGACCTATCCGCTGCGCCGGATGCTCGAAGAGACCGGGCCGCGCGCGCTTCTCGATGAGGTGGTCGAAGCCGTCGCCGCCCATCTTCAGGGGCAAATCCCGCTGGTGCTTGCCATGCCCGCACCCGGAGCGTGGCTGGCAGAAGCGCAGATGTGCGCTGGACGCCCCGTCGAAGTGGATGCCGACACGACCGAAGACGCCGCCATGTACATCGCGGATTTCATCCGCTGTGTCGCGCAACGCCCGGTGGGTGGGCTGTTGCTTGAAGAAAGCGAGACACCCGGCGCGGTGTCCGCCTATGCGCCATTGTTCAACGCCGCCAAACATTACCGTTGGGCCGTGGTCGGACGTGGCGTTTCTGCCGGTCAGGAGGGGTCGTTCGATGCGGTGATCGGTTCGGGCGACAAGGTGCAAGGCTGCGATGTAAGTGCGGCGCTCTTCGGTGGGATGGACCTCCCCAAGACGGCCCCCGCGCAATTCCTCTATGCGCAGGTGCCCGTGGATCATCCCCCGGAGGCTGTGCTTGACGCGGTTGCACGGCTGCAAGGTCTGCCCGCCTGATTGCCGGGTCGCATGACGACACACCCTGACGGCAACGGCCCCCCGGATTTCCGGGGGGCCGTTTTTCATTCCGGAACAGGGCGGAGCGCCGTTATTGCCGCATCCGCTCCAGCGCATCCTTCAGGCCAAGTTTGTCCAGACGGAGATAGAGCGTGCTCTTGGCAATCCCAAGATCGCGCGCCACCGAGGTCAGATTGCCACGGTGCCGTTCGATCGCGGCGACGATGGCGGCGCGTTCGGCCTGTTGCAGCGGGGTCAGCCCCTCGGGATCGGAGGCACCGTCGCGGGTCATGACCGACCAGTCCATCGGCAGGTGTTTCACCCCCAACGCCGCACCGCCGCTTTCGAGGACCATCCCCTCCAGCACATTGCGGAGCTCACGGATATTGCCCGGCCAGTCGTGATCGGCAAACCGGTCATAGAGCCCAGGCTCAATAACCGGGACCGCCATTTCGTAGCGTTTCGCGATCTGGGTCAGCAGATGTTCCGACAGGCCCGGCAAATCCGTCAGGCGTTCGCGGAGCGCGGGCAGGCGAAGGGAGGTGACCGCAATCCGGTAAAACAGATCCATACGGAAGCGACCCTCTGCCGAATCCGATTTCAGGTCGCGGTTGGTGGCCGAGATCAGGCGCAGCTTGACCTTGCGCGGGGTGTTTTCGCCAAGCCGGTAGACTTCGCCGCTTTCCAGAACCCGCAACAGATGCGGTTGCAGATCGAGCGGCATTTCACCGATCTCGTCGAGGAACAGCGTGCCACCATCGGCCGCTTCGATCTTGCCTTTCATGCCGCCACGCCGCGCGCCGGTAAAGGCGCCTTCGGCATAGCCGAACAATTCGCTGGTCAAAAGTTCGCGCGAGAAGCCGCCGCAATTGACCGCCACAAAGGCCCCCCGAGCCTGCGGTCCGCTTTCGTGCAGCGCCTGGGCAAAGGCATCCTTGCCGACCCCCGTTTCCCCGAGCAGCAACACCGGGGCAGGGCTTTTGGCCAGAAGGGAGGCCCGCCGCAGGGCTTCGAGATAGGCCGGGGCCGATCCGCTCAACCGGGCAAAGGCATCGGTCGTGCCCGCCACCCCGACCGGGGCGGTTTCCCGTTTCGGCGTGCGTCGCACCACTGCAGAGCGATTCGGCAGCACCAGCACGGAACCAAGCCGCTCGCCGTCGATCTCGATGGGTTCGATCCAGTCGCGGTCCACCCATTTCGGCAGGTTTTCGGGAGAAATCCGTCCGTTGCGCCAGGGCAGCGTGACGTCGCGCAGCACAAGATCGCGCAGACCATGGCTCTTGGCCCATTCCGTCATCACCGCCGCCGCGCGTTCATTGGTCTTGATCGGCGTGCCCGAGCGGTCGAACACGATGATCCCGTCCCGGTCGGCCTTTTGCAGCCGGTCGAGACAATGATCGAGCAACCGGTAGCGCAGGTTCATTTCCCGCTGCGCCAGACGGTTCTCGATCCGCCCCGCCACGGTGATCGCCAGAGACAGGCTGTGGCGGCTGTAACTTTCGCTCAGACCGGAAATATCGAGCGCGCCGACAATGCCGCCGCGCGCCGGATCACGGATCACGCTGGCCGAACAGGACCAGCGCTGAATGCCGGAACAATAATGTTCGGAGGAGTGAATCTGAATCGGCTGGCCGATCTCGATCGCCGTCCCGATCGCGTTCGTGCCGCAGGTCTCCTCGCTCCAGTTGGCGCCGGGCATCAGATGGATCGCCTCTGTGCCGTCGCGCAGGGCGTTGTCGCCTTCGACGCTCAGCACCACCCCGGAGGCATCCGTCAACACCATCACCGTCCCGGTTTCGAACAGGAACTCGCGGGCCGAAGCGATGATCGAACTGCTCGCCCGCACCAGCTCTTCGCTGTCGGTCAGAAGATCGTAAAGCGCATCGCCCTGCGCCGGGGGCGGGGCACCGTCGCGCCCGGGATCGACGGCGCCATGGCACCGCCGCCAGGAATCGTCGATCAGCCGTCGCACGGCATCCGAGCCGCT containing:
- a CDS encoding hydantoinase B/oxoprolinase family protein, which produces MKDLATSAPTPNEMELIKKFLDDTTLFLGPDPEIMQNHDLMPRTADEDDAIQKFSDSHMIAKIRDRIQSGCDEGYEMVEQMGAAPGAKWGDVITGVYSASGDLAIASAGGVLIFSALVHHPIKFIIKNWLNDPTVGVREGDGFIHNDSRYGNVHNTDQSMILPIFHDGKLICWVASTVHEGENGAIEPGGMPSMAESPSDEGLKMSPFKVVENYQIKRDVLTFLQNSVREPKLQYEDMKVKLFACLRIKQRLEETLNSDGPEALTSTLRLTMENVRAEVKRRISEWPDMTVRSYIIQDSTLRENCVVKINCKLTKTGDRLIFDFRGSSPEFTNRATNTIVAGLKGMLAQVFLCYVWPDLPRGQAAFAPIEVITDPHSIVNCSYDAPNSQSLMSIFTGFTAGQHAVAKFLYSCPEKFTKVHAPTFNMINTFIWGGVSQHGETLGNLCADLNGMGAGATANRDGEHALAPIFATMADIGEQELNEEEVPFLQLVSKKMTRDAIAPGKYRGGQGYTMMVATKDSDQWGFMTTAEGAKIPPIQGLFGGYACGTYPLSKVKDVDVYEILKDQPEKFRHSIEEIMNEQPFEEASYTTHHMGMGFEISKRGELFMISQGAGAGYGDLLERDPVNVVKDIEEGLISPEVAARLYKVVFDHTTLAIDFEATEAAREEERQARIARSTPYAEFIKGWNQPQPPKHLKYFGCWGDDIGTLYMGAPDMTRSGDEPKPNYMPHPKDVRIAELEARLAAAGIGGGEKK
- a CDS encoding sigma-54-dependent Fis family transcriptional regulator, producing MPATALRQRFSYPENDHQVQSTWEKFLSGQDSGSDAVRRLIDDSWRRCHGAVDPGRDGAPPPAQGDALYDLLTDSEELVRASSSIIASAREFLFETGTVMVLTDASGVVLSVEGDNALRDGTEAIHLMPGANWSEETCGTNAIGTAIEIGQPIQIHSSEHYCSGIQRWSCSASVIRDPARGGIVGALDISGLSESYSRHSLSLAITVAGRIENRLAQREMNLRYRLLDHCLDRLQKADRDGIIVFDRSGTPIKTNERAAAVMTEWAKSHGLRDLVLRDVTLPWRNGRISPENLPKWVDRDWIEPIEIDGERLGSVLVLPNRSAVVRRTPKRETAPVGVAGTTDAFARLSGSAPAYLEALRRASLLAKSPAPVLLLGETGVGKDAFAQALHESGPQARGAFVAVNCGGFSRELLTSELFGYAEGAFTGARRGGMKGKIEAADGGTLFLDEIGEMPLDLQPHLLRVLESGEVYRLGENTPRKVKLRLISATNRDLKSDSAEGRFRMDLFYRIAVTSLRLPALRERLTDLPGLSEHLLTQIAKRYEMAVPVIEPGLYDRFADHDWPGNIRELRNVLEGMVLESGGAALGVKHLPMDWSVMTRDGASDPEGLTPLQQAERAAIVAAIERHRGNLTSVARDLGIAKSTLYLRLDKLGLKDALERMRQ